GCGATGACACCAGCTTCGGTTAGCCAAGTTCGCCCAGGCGATCGAGTGCTCGATTTATGTGCAGCCCCTGGGGGAAAAAGCACGCAAATTGCAGCAAAGCTACAGGGAGAAGGTGTGCTAGTCACCAATGACTTGAGTAATTCAAGAGCGAAGGCCTTGCTAAAAAATATTGAGGTTTCTGGCGTTGGCAATGCGTTGATTACTTGTGAGGAGCCAGCAAAACTTGCGAAGGTCTATCCAGAATTTTTTGATGTCATTTTAGTGGATGCTCCGTGTTCGGGAGAGGGAATGTTTCGAAGAGACAATGCGGTATTTCAAGCCTATTTGAAGCGAGGACCAGAATTTTTTGCACCGATTCAGAGAGAAATTCTTGAAGAGGCAGCAAAGATGTTAAGACCTGGGGGACATTTGGTGTATTCGACCTGCACCTATGCAAAGATGGAGGACGAAGATACACTATGTGCATTTTTGGAAAAGCATCCAGAATTTTCAATTGATCCACTCCAGATGGAAAAAGGATTTACGGAGTCAAAAATTTTGCCAGGGACGATACGACTTTTCCCACATAAAATTGACGGAGAGGGTCATTTTGTGGCAAGATTAAAAAAAGAAGGAGCTATAGAGCACACGACGCACCATATCAATCAAAAAAAGGTGAAATTACCAAAGGAAGTGGAAGAATTTTTGCATCATATCAAGAGGAATTGGGAGAGTGAACGCTTTTATATCAACAGAGAATATGTTTATTATCTTCCAAGAGAGGCAAAGCTAGATCGCTCTCTTCGCTATTTACGCACAGGACTTTTGCTTGGGCGAATCAACAATAAGCGATTTGAACCATCTCAGGCTTTGGCAATGAATTTAAAGATGCAGGAGTGGGACAATCCTGTGAATCTTTCCATTGATGACCCTCGGGTTCTTCGCTATCTAAAAGGGGAGACATTGGAGGCACAAGATGAGGGAAGTGGCTATCGTTTAGTGTGTGTAGAAGGATATCCCCTCGGTTTTGTCAAGCAAGATCGCATGCGATTAAAGAATAAGTATTACCCAGGTTGGAGGATGATGTAAGTGATACTACGACTGGACAAGTATTTGGCCAATCAAGGTATTGGCACAAGGAGTGAGGTAAAGAAATGGATTGGCACTGGAAAAGTCTGTGTCAATGGGGAAGTCGTCAAAAAGCCAGAAGTGAAGGTAAACAGTGAAAAAGATGAGATTGTGGTTTCTGGCAAAGTACTAGTCTATGAAGAGTTTGAATATTATCTACTCAATAAGCCAGCAGGGGTGATTACAGCGACATCAGATCAAAGGCATAAGACGGTGATGGATTTATTGGATGTTACAAGAAAGGGATTGGTTCCTGTTGGGCGGTTGGATATTGACACGGAGGGGCTGCTGTTGATTACCAATGATGGTCAGCTTGCTCACCAGTTGCTCTCTCCAACTCACCATGTGGAAAAAGTATATTTTGCACATATCGAAGGAAAATTGCCAGATAATGCCAAGGAGCAGTTTTTGGCGGGGCTAGACATTGGGGAAAAGAAAAAGACATTGCCAGCAAAGCTTGAAGTTCTTGGAAAAAAAGAAGAATACACCTTAGTCAATGTGACTTTGTGTGAGGGAAAGTTTCATCAAGTAAAGCGAATGTTTCAAGCTCTTAATTGTGAGGTAGTCTATTTAAAGCGAGTAAAAATGGGAGGGCTAAGTCTGAGTGATGATTTAGCTCCTGGTGAATATAAAAAATTATCAGAGGAAGAAATCAATGTTATCAAATGTGGAAGCAGTACTATTTGACCTCGATGGGACGCTGGTGGATTCGATGTGGATGTGGAAGGCCATTGATGTTGCTTATTTGCAGCAATTTGGCATGGAATGTCCGAAGGATTTGTCCGATACCATTGAGGGAATGGGTTTTACGGAGACGGCACAATACTTTAAGAAAAGATTTGGTTTGCCCAGAGAAGTCGAGGAGATCAAGAGGGATTGGGTGGAAATGACACTGGATAAATATAAGAATGAAGTGCCATTAAAAGCGGGAGCCAAGGAATTTTTGGATGAATTGAAAAAAAGGGAAGTAAAAATGGGCATTGCCACAAGCAATAGCAGAGAAATTGTCCATGCAGTGCTTTCTTCTCTAGGTGTGGAAGATTATTTTCATCAAGTGCTTACATCCTGTGATGTGAAGAGGGGAAAGCCTTCACCAGATATTTATTTGACCTGTGCAGAGAAATTAGAGGTTGAGCCAAAAAATTGTTTAGTCTTTGAAGATGTGGTGGCAGGAATTTTGGCAGGAAAGCGTGCCAATATGCAGGTCTGTGCGATTGAAGATGCCCATTCTGCCGATATGAGAGAGGAAAAAAAGGCATTGGCCGATTATTACATAAAAGATTACAAAAACTGTCAACAGTGGTTTGTGGGAGGAAAGAATGAGAATTGCAATTATTAGTGGTGCTTCTTCTGGGCTTGGAATGGAAATGACCGAGCAAATTGCAAAGAAGTTTAAAAATTTAGATGAGATTTGGGTGATTGCTAGGAGAAGGGAAAAGCTCTATGAACTAAAGAAGAAGGTAGAAAAAGAACAAAAGGTCAATATTCGACCATTTGTTGGTTCAGTGGAGGACGAGCGATTTTTAGAGCACTTTGAAAGGTTCTTAGAGAAAGAAAGACCAAAAGTAAAGATTTTAGTCAATGCGGCGGGATTTGGCTTATTGGAAGAGATTGGAGAGTGCACAAGAAAAGAAGAGACGGACATGATTCGGGTCAATTGTGTGGCATTGACAGAGTTAACCAATATTGTGCTTTCGCATATGCGTGGACGAGCATTGATCCTTAACTTTGCTTCGGCGGCAGCGTTTATGCCACAGCCACAATTTGGCATTTATGCGGCAACCAAGGCCTATGTCTATTCCTATTCTAGGTCATTGCAGATGGAATTAAAAAAGAGAAAAATCAATGTCTGTGCAGTCTGCCCAGGACCTGTGGCCACAGAATTTTTTGACATTGCTCAAAAGTACAAGAGTGTGGCTTTTTACAAGCACCTTGTGATGGCGGACAAAAAGAAGGTAGTAAAAAGAGCACTAAAGGATGTGGT
This region of Lachnospiraceae bacterium oral taxon 096 genomic DNA includes:
- a CDS encoding HAD family phosphatase, coding for MLSNVEAVLFDLDGTLVDSMWMWKAIDVAYLQQFGMECPKDLSDTIEGMGFTETAQYFKKRFGLPREVEEIKRDWVEMTLDKYKNEVPLKAGAKEFLDELKKREVKMGIATSNSREIVHAVLSSLGVEDYFHQVLTSCDVKRGKPSPDIYLTCAEKLEVEPKNCLVFEDVVAGILAGKRANMQVCAIEDAHSADMREEKKALADYYIKDYKNCQQWFVGGKNENCNY
- a CDS encoding RsmB/NOP family class I SAM-dependent RNA methyltransferase, with translation MIQEKDLPKSYVEAMKELLGEEYPEYIATLHQRAFGGVRANTLKVSPEKMCELLKSDLRKVPWVETGFYTDENRGLSRSPYYYAGLYYIQEPSAMTPASVSQVRPGDRVLDLCAAPGGKSTQIAAKLQGEGVLVTNDLSNSRAKALLKNIEVSGVGNALITCEEPAKLAKVYPEFFDVILVDAPCSGEGMFRRDNAVFQAYLKRGPEFFAPIQREILEEAAKMLRPGGHLVYSTCTYAKMEDEDTLCAFLEKHPEFSIDPLQMEKGFTESKILPGTIRLFPHKIDGEGHFVARLKKEGAIEHTTHHINQKKVKLPKEVEEFLHHIKRNWESERFYINREYVYYLPREAKLDRSLRYLRTGLLLGRINNKRFEPSQALAMNLKMQEWDNPVNLSIDDPRVLRYLKGETLEAQDEGSGYRLVCVEGYPLGFVKQDRMRLKNKYYPGWRMM
- a CDS encoding SDR family NAD(P)-dependent oxidoreductase translates to MRIAIISGASSGLGMEMTEQIAKKFKNLDEIWVIARRREKLYELKKKVEKEQKVNIRPFVGSVEDERFLEHFERFLEKERPKVKILVNAAGFGLLEEIGECTRKEETDMIRVNCVALTELTNIVLSHMRGRALILNFASAAAFMPQPQFGIYAATKAYVYSYSRSLQMELKKRKINVCAVCPGPVATEFFDIAQKYKSVAFYKHLVMADKKKVVKRALKDVVAGKSTSVYGLSINVFRILAKLCPWSFILKIMQRM
- a CDS encoding rRNA pseudouridine synthase yields the protein MILRLDKYLANQGIGTRSEVKKWIGTGKVCVNGEVVKKPEVKVNSEKDEIVVSGKVLVYEEFEYYLLNKPAGVITATSDQRHKTVMDLLDVTRKGLVPVGRLDIDTEGLLLITNDGQLAHQLLSPTHHVEKVYFAHIEGKLPDNAKEQFLAGLDIGEKKKTLPAKLEVLGKKEEYTLVNVTLCEGKFHQVKRMFQALNCEVVYLKRVKMGGLSLSDDLAPGEYKKLSEEEINVIKCGSSTI